ATATAATCTTTAACTATGTTTAGAAGTCGATTTGAGCTTTCTGATGATACATTTTCGGAAAGTCGTGCTGCAGCAATAATAGGTGCCCATTCTAAGATATCAATTCTTGAAAGACCACTCTTCTTACAATATAACTGCAAGTACATATCTGCTATGCTCATTGAGAGTTGCGAGTATAGAAGGTAAGTCCTATACACATCTGCACAGGGATTACCTACGCTCCCATCTACCCAGTCTATTGTTGCAACTCCTTTGTCTGACATTAACAAGTTATAGATATGATAGTCCCCATGACACAACCTGCTCTCCATGGGCATAGATTCTAACTTCTCTAATAACTTTGCTTTCCAATCATGATTTAAATTTGGAGCCTGAGTGATTTGTCGAGTTAGTTTTGCAGACATAAGTTCAATAGAGTGTCCCTCAATCTGATGGATTCTTAGCTGGATGTCTATAGACATACTCATATAATACTCTGCTTGTTCTGGATTACATGACAAGAGTTCTCCTATCGTTTCTCCACGGATATACTCCATAATAATCGCTTGTTTTCCACCTTGTTTGGTGACATCCAGCACTCTTGGAACACGAATCCCACAGGAGTAAGCATACTTTTGTTTATATGCTTCATTCACCGACTCCGTCTCAGGTAGATTGTCATTGAATACCTTGACCGCCTTATTCTCAACTACATACACCTTTGCTGTATTCCCAACGGCTAAAGGTTCCCCCAAAGTATCTAGGTACATAGGTCACCTCGAGTTTCTTTATTATTAAGCCAAGCGTTCATATATGGAGAGCACAAACTAACTTAACAGTTGAAGAAGATTTAAAACTGAAATTCCCCATCCTTCATTAGCAGGACTTCAGCTCCGCTTCCCATAACACCCTGTATTTTCATATCCTCCGTACCAAACGTCACATTGACTGCCAAAATTGAAGTATTCAGACCCGCTACTCTCAACTCTTCCTCGGATTGGTCAATGCCATTTCGAATAGTAGAAGGAGATGCATGTCCAATCCCAATATGACAGGAGGTATTCTCATCAAATAAGGTATTGTAGAATAGAGTATCTGTCTGAGCAAGAGGAGATTGATTGGAGACCAAGGCAATCTCACCAAGATAATGCGAGCCCTCGTCTGTTTCGATGAGATGTTGTAACAATTCCTGTCCCTTTGCAGCAGAATAGTCAGTGATTCTTCCCTCTTTGAATATTAGATAAAACTCATCGATGATCCTTCCTTCATAAATAAGAGGTTTCGTTCCTACCAACTTGCCATTCACCTTATGCTTATGAGGTGCAGTAAAGATTTCCTCCGTAGGAATGTTAGGAAAGAAAGGGATCCCATACTGATCGAAGACACCCCCACCAATAAAACGATGATGATGAGGTAGTCCCACTACTAAATCAGTTCCACGGCTATTTGTGAAATGAAGGGATTCAAATTGGTATTCGTTTAGACTATTTTTCCGAGACTCGAAAGTTCTATTATGACTCTCCGAATCTTGTATCGGATTTGCTCCATCTGCTCGAGAACCTTTCAAGATTAATCTCCAAAGGGATTGGATAGCTTCTTCTTCACTTAGGCCCGGAAATACTTTGGTTGCCCATTCAACACTTGGGACAGTGATAAGACACCAACGTACCTCGTGGGACCTAATCTTCGCATGATGATCCTTCAATTTACTCCGAGAAGCATTCATGAAACGAGTGATCTTTTCTGTAGGTATATCCTTAAAGACTTCTAAGTTCTCAGAAATGATATGGATGTAGGCAGCACCTGCGTCTTCCCACTCCTTATAACGGGCAACCTGCCAATCAGGATAGTGTTCGATAACATGTTCTGCTGCATAAGACAAAAATGCTTTAGTAGACTGTTCATCTGTCCAGTCTATACATACCTTTGAAGCCCCGGCCTGATAGGCTGCTGTTTGAACCAGGCGTGCAAACGTAGCGTTTTGTATATCACTATGTATGATCAATAATTGATCTTGCTGCAGATTTACACCAGCCCCCACCGCAAGCTCTGCATACTGTTTCAACTGTGCTTCGCTTATAGAACTGTATATACCTTCATCCATTTTAGATCTCCCCCTTTAATTTTATCTATTTCTGGTTGAATATCCTTATTTCATTCTTCTTTGACTGCTCTTATTACACTTTCATAAAGCTCCTTGTTGATTCCCATTTCCATTAAAACTCTAAAAGTTAAACTATTCAATTTAATATTCATTGTACAACTTTCATAAGATTGTGTATAAAAAGAGTTCCGATATTGGGGGATAGAGATGATTAATTTTCAGGTTTATATTATATTTATGCTACTTCTACTCGTTGTTTCCTCATTCATACTATCAAAGCTATTCTACAAGAGTATCTATCATAGCGAGCGCATGGTTATCTCGATGGTTACAGGGACAAGTAATGGCCTTGTCATTGGTGGCATGCTAGGTTCAATCTTTCAAGGGGATCTGTTCATTTCAACAACTTTAGGGATATCCATTGGGGTTATTATTAGTAGTGTTTCTAACTGGAATTTAGGTGTGATCTTCTGTATTGAGGGGGGAGCAGGTGGGCTTATGGGTGGGATGATGGGGGCAATGTTAGGTGAGATGCTACCTTTCTCCGAGTCCATTATCTTGATTCAATTGTTTATGCTATTAGCTATAGGTTCTCTAATTCTATACCCTGCATTAGCACACACTTCAATTGTTGAGCCAACCCTTCTCTCGACAAGATGGCTACTGAAACCACTCTTATTTACCTTTTTAGTAGTTAGTATCCTATTAGGTGGCAACTGGATTTCTGAAAAAACTGTTTATGAACATCAACCTCCCCATCATCACTCTAAAAAGTCGCGCGGACAAGAGTGAACTAACTAATCCATCTCTGTAATCCATATATTTAATGATTGCGTATAACCAACACGTACACGTATTACCTCGTTACTAACGTTGTTAAGGGAGACTCTACTTCGAAGAAAGTCTCCCTTAACATGATGATCAATTATTTAGCTACTAATTCGGACTCTGTCACCCACTTATGATTGGTAACTTTTTCTCCACCGTTAGTAGGGGTGTAATCAACCATATAAACAGTTGTTTCTTCCCGAGATTCTATTACGGCTTCAGCACCTTCCATCCCCTTCATATGAGAGGCCTTTAATGTCACTTCTTCTCCTGAAGGCAATGGTTTTTCTTCCGCTCCTTCAATTTCTTCATGAATCACCCATTTGTGATTTTCCACTCTCTCTCCACCATTTGTTGGGTCATATGAAACAACGTAGGCAACCGTATTAAATGCACCAGTAATAGTAGCCTCGGCTCCGTTCATCCCTTCCATATGATTTGTTTGAATAATTGCTTGACTACCTACTTCAAACGTAGGATTTTCTGCTTGATTCAAACCTTCCGGAACTTCACCGGAACCAGAATGATTCATCCCTTCATGATTGTCCTTTTCCTTATCTGAATTATCTTCAGAGTCGGTTTCTTTCTGCTGATTTTCTATTTGATCAGACTCACTATTTCCATCAGCTCCATTATCTGATGAACAGGCTGAAAGAGCCAGTACTAGTATTAGTAATAGTGTACTCCAAGTATATTTCTTCATTATTCTAATTCCTCCCTGTTCTATCTTCTCTTTGGTCAAATTAATCTTCCCTAACTCTAATACTCATTTATTTGATAAACACCTGCGCCAACGTCCCCCCTCCATTCTTCTACCGAGTTTTATTTATACCTTTACCTGGTATAGGTATAAATAAACATAAAAATATAAGGCCAGCTTAGAACTAGTATCTATCTTCCTTAACCAGAGAGATTACTCAGTTCTTCACACGCGCCTATGAATTTTTAGTATTGTATTTGGAACTTGTTTTAATTAATACTTCGACACCTATGCTGTCAACATAATCAGGAGTGCAGAATTATGATGTAACAACACCACTACCTTACCCAGTAATACTGGAAGTGCTGTTCACAGTAGAGCGATTAATACTCAATGTTCTTTGAAAGAATTTCATAATTTAATCATCCCCCCGCCCTTTAACTGACGCTTCCATTCCAAGTCCTACCTATTACAAGATAGAAAAAAGACCATTTCTAAATGGCCTTCTCACATTTCCATATAATTAATTAAGCTTCACCTGAATCGCATCCTTATACCGCTTGTAATAAGCGGGAACGTTGTTAATCAACAGCAATTCTGTATATAAGTAACTCTTCATATTGAAATCGCTAAAGTCGATGTCTGTTAGGTCTACGATTTGCTTCAGTCGATAATTTAACGTGTTCGGGTGGATGAACAGTTCTTGTGCGGTTTGCTTCGCTTTCACATTGTTGGCGAGGTACACTTCGAGCGTATGGAGCAGATCGCTTTGGCTTTCTGAGTCTTTCTTGATCAATCGGAGAAGGTCATGACTAAAGTAGTCCTCTGAGCTATTCTTGTCATATAAGGTAGCCAAGTAACGATAAACCCCTAGCTTCGCGAACTCTCTCGGCATTGTCTCGGGGCGCGGCTCGATAAAGTTCGCCGTCTCGATGACTTCAAGCGCCTCGAGAAAGCTC
This portion of the Pontibacillus halophilus JSM 076056 = DSM 19796 genome encodes:
- a CDS encoding phosphotransferase family protein: MGEPLAVGNTAKVYVVENKAVKVFNDNLPETESVNEAYKQKYAYSCGIRVPRVLDVTKQGGKQAIIMEYIRGETIGELLSCNPEQAEYYMSMSIDIQLRIHQIEGHSIELMSAKLTRQITQAPNLNHDWKAKLLEKLESMPMESRLCHGDYHIYNLLMSDKGVATIDWVDGSVGNPCADVYRTYLLYSQLSMSIADMYLQLYCKKSGLSRIDILEWAPIIAAARLSENVSSESSNRLLNIVKDYM
- a CDS encoding aminopeptidase codes for the protein MDEGIYSSISEAQLKQYAELAVGAGVNLQQDQLLIIHSDIQNATFARLVQTAAYQAGASKVCIDWTDEQSTKAFLSYAAEHVIEHYPDWQVARYKEWEDAGAAYIHIISENLEVFKDIPTEKITRFMNASRSKLKDHHAKIRSHEVRWCLITVPSVEWATKVFPGLSEEEAIQSLWRLILKGSRADGANPIQDSESHNRTFESRKNSLNEYQFESLHFTNSRGTDLVVGLPHHHRFIGGGVFDQYGIPFFPNIPTEEIFTAPHKHKVNGKLVGTKPLIYEGRIIDEFYLIFKEGRITDYSAAKGQELLQHLIETDEGSHYLGEIALVSNQSPLAQTDTLFYNTLFDENTSCHIGIGHASPSTIRNGIDQSEEELRVAGLNTSILAVNVTFGTEDMKIQGVMGSGAEVLLMKDGEFQF
- a CDS encoding YdhK family protein codes for the protein MKKYTWSTLLLILVLALSACSSDNGADGNSESDQIENQQKETDSEDNSDKEKDNHEGMNHSGSGEVPEGLNQAENPTFEVGSQAIIQTNHMEGMNGAEATITGAFNTVAYVVSYDPTNGGERVENHKWVIHEEIEGAEEKPLPSGEEVTLKASHMKGMEGAEAVIESREETTVYMVDYTPTNGGEKVTNHKWVTESELVAK